Genomic window (Tribolium castaneum strain GA2 chromosome 2, icTriCast1.1, whole genome shotgun sequence):
aagtggatttgtttaattgaaataggtaaaaattcatatccaaAACCTTAATTACTGGGcggttaacattttttaccaaaagattttgaagaatttacaacaatttatcATAAACCCTCAACAGATGAtatagtaattattgtaaaagctgaagtttatatttttttcattatctacttttagatttaaaactaattatccgaaatctataagcgaagaatttaaaatatcaagtcCAATTTCGGCAGCGATAACAACTTACTCAGGtggtatttatctttttctcagaGATAATACATATATTACATTATCTAGTTGCATCTCTGGATATAATGTTCCTGGTTTAACAAACGAATTATTTGAAGGTGttcctaataaaataacaaggacatttagatatttaaacggaaagctgtacttttttaatgaaaataattactttgaatatgATGAGTTTACTAAGAGTGTCATACAAGCGGGACCTAAAACTTTAtctatatttaacattaattgtccGCGAGAACCCATcttaattcaattgaaaaaattatcttttaaaaagattattacACACAATGCAGTCCTGgttgaaaatttaacagattatACTCGTGAAGAAGATAGTTGGTGTAGTTGGTGTATTCATCAGTGTTTGTTTACAGTAAGTTTATattacaacttaataaaacgtTCTTTCTAAACATCTAATTTAAACATCTAATTTCAGCTTCAGACCTACAAAAGTTGTGCCAAAAAGACGCATCGTAAGTTTATCGAAAATATTGACTTCGGCACAAGTTCTTCATCCACAAATTCTTCCGATTCAGACTACTGAATTCTTCTctaaaaccaacataaataatctttttttggtaaattctttaattttttaaatttgtttaccacatttgattgctaaaaatgtgtttaattttttaggaaaatttttatcaaatttttatcaaacaaaaagtgcgtcacaaaattcctacgataaggtaaaccacaaaattagtattaaatcatattttatttcatttttattttttaggaaagcgtgttatctgttaaccgcaaaaattgattataaaagttccgttttttacacatttcaccagttttattaaaactatcttTGTGAGAAGTTGTATGTGCTCCGCtgtgtatttttgcatttaaatttcaaaggatTCTGTAATGGCTGATCAACTATtaaatctgaataaaattGCTGCCTGTGAATATACTGATACATATGTCAGTGCCAACGATTTGGAAGTgaacaagaaatataaaatcatcaatttaacCAAGGCAAACACACAACATGGGGTTATGATGGTAGCATATCTGGACAACGtcggtaaagtttttttacctaaacgaCTAACAGCAGTTATGAATGATACCATAATTACGACACTAATGGAAGGACTCGGatcttatttgatttatatGGGACGTAAGCAAGCTAATGGAAATCAGGAACATGATgcccacatttttaatttcgaacgtATTGTTCACGAagattaatgtaaaattttttggtaagtgtCATGTTCacctctatttaaaaaactaatttatgatttttttcaggtttccaaaatagacagcactatccactctacctacctgaggttcgactccccatggaaggaacaacaacaacaacaactttttttgcattatattttaaacaaataacaaaataaacttggtgcgcaacagacaagttaggcaaacaacattacaaaaataaaaaactacatatactaggttttttttccttatcgataaaataatgactttcctttattagttattagtgacaagcgcgatgattttctgatattttgcttaactcaatacagcatgtattgtatatatacttcatgtattcaaaattgcacatttcaaaaatcatatattcaaaatttcacaaccccaaaaaccaaaaatttcacaaccccaaaaagctactactactactactacttgttttcttggttgcatattcgcaaacgggcggggggtgtgtttaaaaaaaaaaaatggaggccagcgccatctttgattgacggctgcgctgacggcagcgccatctagcgaaaagtttgcagaccgtggcgccatctaacgtgagaatttaggcggaatttgtgacgacatcggcgctaccaacattacacccaatattaatttttaaataaattaaaattttggcgccattttttttaacaaacaaacatggccgactaatttcaaatattaattttgaaataatttaaatttggcgccaatttaccattaaacaaaaatgaccgccgccgactttcaaacttccaagatggcgacgattattattattattattattattatactacataaatatatttgcatcatcacaaatggcgtcagtcggccgcaggccggctgaccagctggtcgcaggccagcgagctgcgattacgcgcttgcgtctgcggctgactgacacaattttcacacatgcgcagtagagggaggtggaggtggtttttgaaccGGCTATCTCTATCTACTGATAACCCAGTTCACTTTAAAAGTTATCGGAGGTAAccaaattatcaattttattaaaaagaaacaaaatcaattttcaGAAACTGCAATGGGTGTTAAATTTGACTTTAGCACCAAACAAGcaaaagaatataaagaaGCCTTCCACAAACTCATGGCCATTATGTTGCACCGAATTTTTCGGCCTTATTTGGTTTACGATATTTTCTACGTCTTCAGTCCCAAATTTTATGAAGAAAGGAAGTTAATCAAACTTTTGCACAACTTTACCAATGATATTATCGCCAAGCGAAGAAAGGATTTTCATCAAGGAATTGTCGCGAGTCAAAAAAAGAAACGTTTAGCAATGTTGGATCTACTTCTAACAGTCCAAAAAGAAGAGGGAATCATCGATGATGAAGGAATTCGGGAAGAAGTGGACACTTTTATGTTTGAAGGTCATGATACTGTTTCATCAGCCATAAATTTCGCTCTGATGGTGCTAGCAAATCATCCAACAGTTCAAGAAGAAATTGTGCAAGAAATGAAGGATGTTTTAGGAGACACAAAGAAGAAACCAGTTTACAATGATTTACAAGAGCTAAAATACATGGAACGAGTCATCAAAGAAGTCCTAAGACTTTACCCAAGTGTTCATTACATTTCTCGAGAGTTGGGTGAAGATATGGTCACTACCACCGGCTATAAATTAAGGAAAGGAACCATTTTGCAATTGCACATCTACGATCTTCATTACAATCCCGTCATTTATCCCGAACCAGAAAAATTTGACCCGGATCGCTTTCTACCAGAAAATTGTGACAAAAGACATCCTTACGCTTACATTCCTTTCAGTGCAGGTCCTAGGAATTGTATCGGTCAAAGGTTTGCGATGTTGGAATTGAAGGCAGTTCTCTGTGGTATTTTATCAAACTTTACACTTCAACCTGTGGATACTCCCGAAAGTATTGTCATGGTCGAAGACATAGTTTTAAGGACCAAGGAAAATATCAAAGTCAAATTTGTACCAAGAGAAATGTAAAATCTGTCTGTCATCTGtttcttgtttttgtttttaaaataaaattttagtctaAATATAAGCAATTCATTTTGATTAAATCATCATTAACCTTGATCAAGCTTTGACCTTTCTGACTTTGGCAAAAGTGTTTCAATAAATCCCAACTATTAtgtacataaaaattaaaccaaggTCATGTACACACCACGGCGAAGGGCATGCATGAGTTGTGGTAAAAATTTCTTAACTTTCACCACTAAAAATTCATGAATcacttattttttcaaaccgCCATCGTAATAGTGTAATAGCgtgtaatataataaataagtagCTGGTTTTATATCAGTTTGATGCAAACATTAGCACAATAACGGTCATTAAGTATTTAATGTCTTTATAATAACTGTAACCTCTATCTACAATGATAATTTTACTCATAATTGTGGCCCTTGTTTTGGCCCTGTTTTTAAAACCTTTGGGGCACTACATCTccataataaaatatgtacAACAACTGCCCGGTCCCCCGTGCGAAAATTTCCTCCATGGTAATATCACTCACCTATATGGACCCCCAGGTATgttaaacataaatttaaatgtacaaatacccaaaaaaaaatagaaaaaatgtttaaaactgTGCGTAAATGGGGCTTGGAATATTACCCAATTTACCAGAACTGGATCGCTCACGTCGCCGTTGCCAATGTGATGAATCCGTACGATTTTGAGGTTGGTaccatttttggtaatttgAATTAACTTATTTGATTCAAGACGATTTTGTCAAATATGAAACATACCAGCAAAAGCATGATCTATGACATGTTGCACTGTTGGTTGGGTACCGGTTTATTGACCAGTGATGGAATCAAATGGCAAACAAGGCGAAAAATTCTAACACCGGCCTTtcattttaacattttgcaagaatttataaaaatattcaacGAAGAAACGGAAACACTGGtccaacaattaaaaaaacattcaaattcAAGCGTTGATGTGACTGAATACATCTCAGCGTTTACCCTAAATACTATCGGAGGTAGTACCAAGTGGTGTCGTGCCAGAAATGTGgttattttttgtagaaactgCAATGGGTACCAGTTTTGGTACCGAAACTTCTACTGGACGCGAATATAAAAAGTCAATCCAAGAAATTGGTGAAATATTGAAGTATAAGTTACTCCGGCCTTGGCTTTTGAGCAAGTTTGTCTATGTCTGTGATCCCAATTACTGGAAGGAGATAAAACTAgtcaaaattttgcacaatttcaCTAATAACGTGATTGCAAATCGCCAAAGTAATTTTAAACCGGTTGAGCAAAAATCAGATGAGTTTTCCTACTCCAGAAGAAAGCGTATGGCAATGCTTGATTTGTTACTAACTGCAAAAAATGAGGATAATTTGATTGATGATGAAGGTATTAGGGAGGAAGTCGATACTTTTATGTTTGAAGGCCACGACACGACCGCTGTTGCTATTTGTTTTGCGTTAATGTGTATTGCCTGCCATCCTGATATTCAGGTACCAGTATAATCAATAAAAGACAAtaggtaacaatttttgcaattctaGGAACGCATTTTCGAAGAAATTGAAGAAACGTTTTCTGATGACACCAAACCGGATTATAAATCACTCCAAGAGTTAAAGTACATGGAAAGATGTATTAAAGAAGTACTCAGATTGTACCCCAGTGTACCTTTCATCGCGCGATCTCTGGGCGAGGATATTGTGACTTACAGTGGTCATAAATTGAAAGCTGGTTCAATGGTGCATTTGCACATCTATGATATGCACCACAACCCTCAGGTTTACCCTGATCCAGAGAAATTTGATCCTGATCGGTTCCTTCCAGAGAACTGTCTCAAGAGACATAACTTCGCCTATGTTCCGTTTAGTGCAGGACCAAGAAATTGTATAGGCCAGAAGTTTGCAATTTTGGAAATGAAAGCTGTCCTTGTTGGAATTTTGAAGGAGTTTACTTTAGAACCTGTAGACTGTAGATACACCTGAGACTTTAGTCATGAAAACTGATCTAGTTTTGAGAGCCATGAATGGAGTTAGGGTGAAATTTGTCCCAAGAATATgtgctaaataaaaaattctcaattaCTTTCAATTCTTAACCTCAGTCAAGTGTGAAATGTAATtactagctgtttcaaaactataaaagcaccaacgtcgcattttctctcaaaattagtcatgcatttcaaaaaaataatagttaatgtaatttataatttcaatgAGAGATTTAACCATTAACTATTTGAGGTactattttatcaatcttatttaaagaTATAATTCGCTAAAAAGCAACGTTGacatttttatacttttgaaacagctaacatgtacataaaaataaagaaacttaAGTTTTGTGACAaacttagaatagggcaaaaatttcaaaaataaaaaaccatctCTATCTCAACAACAAAtatgtaacttttttttcaaggtTACATAAACTTTTCCCATCTtttcaaaactatttaaaaaattagagaatgccacttgatattttaagtttaaccgctttcgagatatttaacaatttttgaaaaatttttagatttgcacctatcacttaaaaaatcggtaactctcttagaTTTAGAGattttaaaatcatatttggagaattgaAAGACAAAGCCTAGGTCTGTACTCCAATGTGTTCAATATTgaaaaagaagttaataaaccctaaaattttaaggttaagtatTGACAAtatcaagtacccataacttaattttttcaaatgggatgtcacaatttttattttactagatggagaagaatttttttctgcatcgatctgtattagcattctctatacctatctgtgataactttcaagttatgttaagttttttgatattgtagtaaatttcttactaaccacagctatttttgcatagtttgccataaaaatatttctgattaaacaaacgacaaaccttgttcaaaattgtgttatctgtcctgtgaaaacaaaataaatttattgaatgttggtttaaaaatgtgtcacattttttctctcgtttcaATGGCAACCTATGAGATAGGGCCTATGGCTAATTATTTAaactcaacaaaaaattattataactttaataatttaatgaaataaaactgtggcatttcatttgaaaaaattgagttatgagtgcttaaagttctgaaaacttaactttaaacatttgaggtttgttattcttttttagaaatttaaaaacaccaaaggaaagatctaggTTTCCTCTttaaaatgagctaaaaaatatttccaaatttttaaaaattgcaaaattatcgatttttgaactggaaggtgcaaattaaaaaaaaaactttaacaacccaaatatttcgtaaatgattaaatttaggtatagggagaGCTTAAGAAAACTATcctaaaataacttaaaataacagtaaaatatagctttccatttaaaataagagttgatagcgacttccggtataagcGGGAAGAGAGAGATTATGGTTATATAGAAATTTTCtgatgactatcattattagaaccaCCAATACTtataatgtggggtttagacggaacatcctgtataaagTTCACttcattatttataaaaatatcaaaatggcATTTCCTAGTGGAAAAAGCCACAAATTCAGCAgattatttaacatttttgacctcaaattttccaatatttttccTTCTTTATTTCTCAATTTCTGTACTTTGACGTGAGATAATAAATTACACAGCTGAAGATGATAAGAACCGGCTTATCTCTCaccgaaaaaattaactgttaaTGTCAAAATGTTGCTATCATCATCAGTGCTCTTTGTGATCAGTTTCTTCctagttttgtattttttcaaaaaactaaaatgcgTATCAGCAAAATTATACAACCTCGGTAAACTCGACGGACCTTCAAACCATAACATAATTATTGGAAATGTGTTACGGCTTCATGCGGCTCCAGGTAGTAAAATAATAGATAAGTTAgataaaaccacaaaaaaatacaaatttttttagaagtaatttttaaaaaattgcgacAATGGGCACGTGACTACTATCCAGTCTACCAACTGAGAGCAATTCATATCCCTGCAGCATGTATTTTGGCACCGGAAGACTTTGAAGCAAGTTTTTGAACcgaataatcaaaaaaaaataattgcaactTTTAGGCCATTTTATCCAATCCGAGACATATCGAAAAAAGCATGGTTTATTTGCTTTTACACGACTGGTTAGGAACAGGTCTTCTAACAAGTGGTGGACAAAAATGGGCAACAAGACGAAAAATCCTAACACCAGCTTTCCACTTCAGTATCCTCCAACAATTCATCACAATCTTCAATGAAGAAACCGACAAACTTGTCGACACTTTCAAACAACAATGCGACCAACCGATCGAGATCACCTCTCATATTACACAATTCACGTTGAAAACGATCGGTGGTAAGTCATTTATGGCTAAATGACCTTTTCTTCTTCACCTTTGAGTTGAAGAAACTGCAATGGGAACAAAATTCGAATTCACAACCCGAAAACAAATCGAATATAAACAAGCAATCCTGGAAATCGGCGAAATCCTCCTCTACCGCCTCCTCAACTCGTGGCTCATTTCCGACTACCTCAATTTCTTCAGTCCTCACCGTTTGAGGGAGAAACGCCTCGTCAAAACCCT
Coding sequences:
- the LOC135265355 gene encoding cytochrome P450 4c3-like, whose amino-acid sequence is MGYDFNIPHTYEGNRRRVDVATGTPPQLDEQHPNDEDIEGQGDNENQLTPAFHFSILQDFILTFNESTEELVELLKKEVEKPFVEITPLITQFTLKVIGETAMGVKFDFSTKQAKEYKEAFHKLMAIMLHRIFRPYLVYDIFYVFSPKFYEERKLIKLLHNFTNDIIAKRRKDFHQGIVASQKKKRLAMLDLLLTVQKEEGIIDDEGIREEVDTFMFEGHDTVSSAINFALMVLANHPTVQEEIVQEMKDVLGDTKKKPVYNDLQELKYMERVIKEVLRLYPSVHYISRELGEDMVTTTGYKLRKGTILQLHIYDLHYNPVIYPEPEKFDPDRFLPENCDKRHPYAYIPFSAGPRNCIGQRFAMLELKAVLCGILSNFTLQPVDTPESIVMVEDIVLRTKENIKVKFVPREM
- the Cyp4q9 gene encoding cytochrome P450 monooxigenase CYP4Q9; translation: MIILLIIVALVLALFLKPLGHYISIIKYVQQLPGPPCENFLHGNITHLYGPPEKMFKTVRKWGLEYYPIYQNWIAHVAVANVMNPYDFETILSNMKHTSKSMIYDMLHCWLGTGLLTSDGIKWQTRRKILTPAFHFNILQEFIKIFNEETETLVQQLKKHSNSSVDVTEYISAFTLNTIGETAMGTSFGTETSTGREYKKSIQEIGEILKYKLLRPWLLSKFVYVCDPNYWKEIKLVKILHNFTNNVIANRQSNFKPVEQKSDEFSYSRRKRMAMLDLLLTAKNEDNLIDDEGIREEVDTFMFEGHDTTAVAICFALMCIACHPDIQERIFEEIEETFSDDTKPDYKSLQELKYMERCIKEVLRLYPSVPFIARSLGEDIVTYSGHKLKAGSMVHLHIYDMHHNPQVYPDPEKFDPDRFLPENCLKRHNFAYVPFSAGPRNCIGQKFAILEMKAVLVGILKEFTLEPVDCRYT